In the Gemmatimonadota bacterium genome, TCTTGCACCCTGGCCAGCTTGGCTTGCAATTTTTGAGCCTGCCTCATCATCGCGCCCATACCTTTTGCCATACTTTAACTCCTTCAAAAAGCAATGTTCCCAACGCAGCAACCCCTACCTGATCACTTCCCCACTAAACACCTGCATCACCATCTGCACGCGCTCATCTTCTTCTGCACGCTTCTCTTCAGCTATTTGCTCTTTATTATCCTCGTAAACAACCTCACACGAAATGGTGACTGTACCGCCAAAAACACCGCGTGCAACTTCTTCCACCTGAGCGCGTCCGCGTCGCACCTGATTGGCGTGAAATTCGAGGTTCTTTTGAAAAGCCACCACCAGATGTCGCCCATCCATTGATTGTGGGCGACCTTCGGCCAAAAATGTGCCCAACGACATTCTCTCGTTCTTCACCGCCTGTACAAGTTGTTCCCACTTATCTTTAATAACAGAAAAGTCTGGCGGCTCTTCTGAGGATACATCTGGCACTGGCGGTATTTCTTCTCGTGGCTGTTCTGCCACGGGCCGACCATTGTCCCTCTGTTGCGGGGGTGAAGATTTGGAAGCCGTTGGCCGCGGTGGTAACTTCTCTCCCCTAACGCGCGTGTCTGGTCCGGATGATGTCGCTTTCTGCTGTGGTGCAGGTCGAGGGCTGGACAAAGGCCGCCGCGTTCCAGTAACCTTCCCCTGGCTTTTTAACCCCCGCTCGAGTTGTTCTAATCGACCAATCAAAACCTGCAAATCTACACTTGACGTCATCTGCACCAGCTTCATAACCGTCAATTCGAGCCAGAATCGCGGCTCGGTCACCCGACTAATCTGCGTTTCGAGTTCACTCACAGCGTTGAGCATGCGCACGAGATCCGCCTCTTCGAATTGCGCGGCGACCTCTGCATACTGCACGCGGTCAGCTTCTGGCAAATTCTCATCTGTTAAATCTCCCGCAGCACAGGCAACGAGCAAATGTCGAAAATGCGCCATCAGCCCCGCCACAAATTCACCCAGATCACTGCCTTCGCGTGCCAGTTCGTCAACAATCTCCAAAGCGCGGGCACCATCCCGATCCACAATGGCCTGCGTCAGGTCAAAATACACATCTCGAGGAATCAAACCCAGTAAATTTTGTATGGCATCTTCCGTAATATCAGCATCTGAGAATGCAATGACCTGATCCAGCAAACTCAGGGCATCGCGCATGCCTCCATCGGCTTTTCGCGCGATCAAAAACAGAGCGGATTCTTCTGCTGTCACGCCTTCTTCATCTACAGCCATTTTGAGCTCTTCCACAATTGCCACGGGCGGAATGCGCCGAAAATTGTAGCGCTGGCACCGAGACAAAATGGTTTCAGGCACTTTGTGAGCTTCGGTCGTTGCAAATACAAAAACAACATGCGCTGGCGGTTCTTCGAGTGTTTTGAGCAACGCATTAAAAGCCTCAGTCGTGAGCATGTGTACTTCGTCGATGATATAAACCTTGCGTTTGCCTTGCGAAGCCGCATACCCCACCTCTTCGCGCAATTGCCTGATTTCATCAATCCCGCGGTTCGAAGCCCCGTCAATCTCCAACACATCCATGCTGTTGCCCTGGCGTATGGCAACACACGAAGCACATTCCCCACACGGTTCAGCCGTTGGCCCCTGCTCGCAATTGAGTGCCATGGCGAGCAATCGCGCCGTAGTGGTCTTACCCGTTCCTCGCGGCCCGGAAAACAGGTAAGACTGCGCCACGCGCCCCAGCCGAATGGCGTTTTGCAATGTGGTGGTCACATGGCTTTGTGCAACCACTGTTTCAAATGCCTGTGGCCTCCGCTTTCGGGCCATTACCGTGTAAGACATAAAAACTCCAAAGGGCCTCTCCAACCCCAGCCCCCAACTTGAAAAAAAGGCCGTGCACCGCGCTTCGAACCGCTACCCCGGGGCGTTCAACGAGCGCTGGCTCCTGCCAGGTGCCCCTGCGGCACACGCACCGATTTGCTTACCGCTGCTACCTTCCGGTCCTGACGGGGTTCGGCATAGGCACGTTGCGCAGGACCTGACGATCAACGCTGCCTACTCATCGACCGCGATCCAAAATACCGGTTCTCAGACGTGGAATTCGACCCCGCTATAGCGGATTGCGGGCTACAGGGCACCGCTATCTCCCCGTCTAGCACGACCTGAAAACAGTGAGATACAAGAGGAATCTCACCTCTCGCCTCTTAACAATATATTTTGGTGGAGCTGATGGGAGTCGAACCCACGACCTCTAGAGTGCGATTCTAGCGCTCTCCCAACTGAGCT is a window encoding:
- the dnaX gene encoding DNA polymerase III subunit gamma/tau; translated protein: MSYTVMARKRRPQAFETVVAQSHVTTTLQNAIRLGRVAQSYLFSGPRGTGKTTTARLLAMALNCEQGPTAEPCGECASCVAIRQGNSMDVLEIDGASNRGIDEIRQLREEVGYAASQGKRKVYIIDEVHMLTTEAFNALLKTLEEPPAHVVFVFATTEAHKVPETILSRCQRYNFRRIPPVAIVEELKMAVDEEGVTAEESALFLIARKADGGMRDALSLLDQVIAFSDADITEDAIQNLLGLIPRDVYFDLTQAIVDRDGARALEIVDELAREGSDLGEFVAGLMAHFRHLLVACAAGDLTDENLPEADRVQYAEVAAQFEEADLVRMLNAVSELETQISRVTEPRFWLELTVMKLVQMTSSVDLQVLIGRLEQLERGLKSQGKVTGTRRPLSSPRPAPQQKATSSGPDTRVRGEKLPPRPTASKSSPPQQRDNGRPVAEQPREEIPPVPDVSSEEPPDFSVIKDKWEQLVQAVKNERMSLGTFLAEGRPQSMDGRHLVVAFQKNLEFHANQVRRGRAQVEEVARGVFGGTVTISCEVVYEDNKEQIAEEKRAEEDERVQMVMQVFSGEVIR